The region TCCGTTTCGGCTGCAGCATCGCTTTCGCTCTCCGTCCTAGTTCTCAGAGCCGCCCGAGGGTGAGGAAGTCATGGCCTCGGGCGGGCGCCGCCGTGCCGAGCGAATCATCTCCCCCCGGAAAATCCATACCTTCACGCCACACATCCCGTACGTCGTCTTGGCCTCGGCAAAGCCGTAGTCAATGTCCGCGCGGAGGGTTTGAAGCGGAACCCGCCCCTCGCGATACCACTCCGTGCGGGCGATCTCCGCCCCGCCGAGCCGGCCGCTGCACTGAATCTTGATGCCCTTGGCTCCGAAACGGAGCGCCGAGGTCACCGCCTTCTTCATGGCGCGCCGGAAGGCGATCCGCCGCTCGAGCTGCATGGCGACGTTCTCGGCCACCAGCTGGGCCTCCATCTCGGCCTTGCGGACTTCCTTGATGTTCACATACACCTGCTTGCCGGTAAGGCTCTGCAGGTCCGCCTTCAGCTTGTCCACTTCCGACCCGCGCTTGCCGATGATGATGCCGGGCCGGGCCGTCCAGATGTTCACCCGGACGCGCTGGCTCGTGCGCTCGATCTCAACGCTGCTCACCCCCGCATGTGAGAGGCGGCTTTTCACATAGCCGCGGATATGGATGTCTTCATGCAGGTTGTCGGCGTAGTCCCGCTTGGCGTACCAGGTGGAAACCCACCCGCGGGTAATGCCCACCCGAAAACCGATGGGGTGTACCTTCTGGCCCATCTGCTCTCCTCTACCGGCCTTCGCCGATCTCTACGTGGATGTGGCACATGCGGTGCAGCACCCGACCCATCCGCCCGCGCGCCCTGGGCCGCATCCGCTTGAGCGTCGGGCCGTTATCCACGGTTACTTGCCGAATCACAAGCCCTTCGGGGTCGTCGTTCTCCCCCTTGTCCGTCGCATTCGCAAGGGCAGAGACAATCAATTTCGAAAACGCCTCGGAGGACGCACGCGGGGAGAGCTGAAGCAGGATCAGGGCCTCCGAAACGCGCTTACCGCGAATCATATCGGCCAGCTGCCGCGTCTTGCGCGGCTTGCTCCGGTAGTATTTCAGGCTCGCCTTCGACATCTCTCCGCCTCTCTCCCGCCTACTTCAACGAAATCTGACGCTTGGTTATCCCGGCATGGGCCTTGAACGTGCGGGTGGGCGAGAAATCTCCCAGCTTGAAGCCCACCATGTTCTCGGTCACATACACGGGAATAAACTTTCTCCCGTTGTGCACGGCAAAGGTGTAACCGACAAAATCGGGGATGATGGTCGAGCGGCGCGACCAGGTGCGGATCATCCGCTTGTCGCCACCGCTGCCCATCGCCTCCACCTTCTTCAGAAGGTGCTCGTCGGTAAACGGTCCCTTGTGAAGCGAACGACTCATTTCGCGCGCTCTCCCTTGCGTGCCCGCCGGCTAACGGCTCTTCCGCCTGCGCCGAACGATGAATTTGGAGGAAGGCTTGTTCACCTTCCGCGTCTTGTATCCCTTGGTCGGCTTGCCCCAGGGGGTCACCGGATGGCGGCCACCCGAGCTTTTCCCCTCGCCGCCGCCGAGGGGATGGTCCACCGGATTCATGGCCACCCCGCGGACATGGGGCTTGCGGCCGAGCCAGCGCTTTCTGCCGGCTTTGCCGTAGCTCATGTTCGAGTGATCTGCGTTGCCCACCTCGCCGAGGGTGGCGTAGCAGGACAAATGAATCATCCGCACCTCGCCCGAGGACAGCCGGAAGTGGGCGTAATCTCCCTCCTTGGCCATCAGCTGGGCGCTGGCGCCGGCGCTGCGGGCAATCTGTCCGCCGGCGCCGGGCTTGATCTCGATGTTGTGGCAAATCGTCCCCATCGGGATGTTCGCCACCGGCAGCGCGTTGCCCAGCCGGATTTCGGCCTCCGGTCCCGCATTCAGCACATCGCCCACCTGAATTCCGCTCGGGGCGATGATGTATCTCTTTTCGCCATCGGCGTAGACCAGGAGCGCCACGCGGGCGGTGCGGTTCGGGTCATACTCGATGGAGCGGACCTTGGCCGGAATCCCGATCTTTTCACGCCGGAAATCGATCACCCGATAGCGCCGCTTGTGGCCCCCGCCGCGGTGAAAGGCCGTGGTCCGGCCGAGGTTGTTCCGGCCTCCGGTCTTCCTGAGCCCGCGGATGAGGGACTTCTCGGGCTTCTCACGGGTGATGTCCTCCCGAGTGAGAACCTCCTGGAAGCGTCTCCCTGGAGATGTGGGCTTATATCGCCTGACCGGCATAACGTTCCTCTCGCCTCTTCAACAGCGGCCGCTAGGCCGACTCGAAAAACTCGATCTTGTCACCCTCTTGAAGGGTGACGATGGCCTTCTTCCAGGGCGCCCGCGTTCCGAAATGACGTCCCACGCGAACCCGCTTGCCGGGCATCCGCAGGGTGTTCACCTTCAGGACAGTCACCCCGAAAAGAGACTCCACCGCGCGCTGAATTTCTTTTTTCCCGGCCCGGATATCGACCTCGAAGGCCACCTTGTTGGCTGCCTCGCTGGACTCGATGCTTTTTTCCGTGACGCAAGGCCGCTTGATCACCAATGTCGGTTCCATCGCTCCCTAACCCGCCAATCTTTTCTCAAGTGAACCAAGCGCGTCCTTGGTGCAGACGAGATGCTCGTGCCACATGATGTCGTAAACGTTGAGCCCTTCGACGGAAAGGGGCTTGGTCCCCTGAAGGTTCCGCACCGCGAGCAGGAAGTTTTCTCCGGGCGTGCCGTGGACCAGGAGGGTCTTCCCCCGGGTGTCAAGACGCTCGAGCGCGCCGATCATCAGCTTTGTCCTGGGCGCTTCGATGTCGAGATCGCGCACCACCTTGAGCTTTCCCTCTTTCCATTTCAGGTTCAGCGCGCTCCTGAGAGCGCCCAGCTTCATCTTCTTGTTCATCTTATGGGTGTAATCCCGCGGCTTGGGCCCGAAGGTGGTGCCCCCGTGCCGCCAGATGGGGGATTTCACATCGCCCGCGCGGGCGCGGCCCGTACCCTTCTGGCGAAAGGGCTTCGCGTTCGACCCGTGGACCTCGGCGCGGCCCTTGGTCGAGTGGGTCCCAGCCCGCTGGCTGGCCAGCTGGAATTTCACCATCTCGTGGATCAGGTGAAGTCTCACCACCCCGTCGAACACCCCGCCGGGAAGATCGACCTGCTCCACCACTTTGCCTTCGAGGTCGTGTACCTCGATCTGAGCCATCGAACTGCTCTCCCTAACCACCGCGCGCGGCGCGCTTGGAAGCCTTGAGCGGGTTCATGCTCCGAACCTGTTCCTTGGGCTTATCGTCGAGTCCCGCGCCCGTCCGCGTGCTGCGCTTGAGAAGAAGAACCCCGTTCTTCGCCCCCGGCACGGAGCCGCGGAGCAGGATCACGTTGTCCTCAGGAATCACATCCACCACCAGAAGACCGATGATGGTCGTCTTTTTGTCGCCCATGTGGCCGGGCATCTTCTTTCCCTTGATGATTTTCGAGGGGTAGGCCGAGGAACCCATCGATCCCGCAAGGCGGTCGAACATTCCGCCGTGGCCGCCAGGGCCGCCGGCGAAACCGTGGCGCTTGAGGACGCCCGCAAACCCGCGGCCCTTGCTCTTGCAGGTGACATCCACCCGGTCGCCGCGGTCAAACACCGAGGCATCAATGACAGCGCCAACCTCGAGCCCGGCGTCGCCCTCGCCCAGAGGCACTTCGTGAAGCTCGGCGAAGGGCTGCACGCCGGCCTTCTTGAAATGCCCGAGTTCGGCCTTCGTAAAGCCCTTCTCCTTGTGGGGAAGGAAGCCGACCTGGATCGCCTCGTAGCCGTCCTTCTTTTCGGTCTTCTTCTGAACGACCGTGCAGGGGCCCGCCTCCACCACCGTCACGGGGATCGTCCCCCCGTCGGGTGAAAACACATGGGTCATCCCCACCTTGCGGCCTAGAATGTAGTTCATCCTTCCTCTTCCCCCGCCTAGAGCTTGATCTCGACATCCACACCAGCGGCAAGCTCAAGCTTCATGAGCGCGTCCACCGTCTGCTGGGTGGGCTCCACGATATCCACCAACCGCTTATGGGTGCGGATCTCGAACTGTTCCCGGGATTTCTTGTCAATGTGGGGAGAGCGAAGAACCGTATATTTGTTGAGCGACGTCGGCAACGGGATGGGACCAACCACATCCGCACCGGTGCGCTTCACCGTATCCACGATCTCACTCACCGATTGATCGAGAAGCCGGTGATCATACGCTTTTAGACGAATCCGAATCTTCTGACTCATACGGCTCTGACTCTCCCGGCTCCGGTTGGAGCCCCTCAAACCTTATTCGATGACTTCGGTGACGACGCCGGCGCCCACCGTGCGGCCGCCCTCGCGGATCGCGAAGCGCAGCTCTTTCTCCATCGCGATCGGCGTGATCAGCGCCACGTCTATCGTTACGTTGTCCCCCGGCATCACCATCTCCCGCCCTTCGGGCAAATCCACTATCCCTGTCACGTCCGTCGTCCGGAAGTAAAACTGCGGGCGATACCCGTTGAAAAACGGCGTGTGACGCCCTCCCTCTTCTTTCGTCAGGATGTATACTTCGCCCTTGAACTTCACGTGCGGGGTGATCGAGCCCGGCGCCGAAAGTACCTGCCCGCGCTCTATCTCGTCTTTCTTCACCCCGCGAAGCAGCACCCCGACGTTGTCCCCCGCCTGGCCCTGGTCCAGCAGCTTGCGGAACATCTCAACGCCTGTCGCTACCGTCTTGGCCGTATCCGTGATCCCCACGATCTCGACTTCATCGCCCACTTTCACGATCCCGCGCTCGATGCGCCCTGTCGCGACGGTGCCGCGGCCCGAGATCGAGAATACGTCCTCAACCGGCATCAGGAACGGCTTGTCCACGTCCCGGACCGGCACGGGGATGTGTTCGTCCACCGCCGACATCAATTCATCGATGCAGCCGGTCTCGGTCCCCTCGAGGGCCTTGAGCGCCGAGCCCTTCACCACCGGGATGTCGTCGCCCGGAAAGTCGTACGCCGATAGCAGCTCGCGAACTTCCAGCTCTACAAGCTCCAGAAGCTCTTCATCGTCCACCATGTCCACTTTGTTCAAAAATACGACGATGTGCGGAACCCCTACCTGACGGGCCAGAAGTATGTGCTCGCGCGTCTGCGGCATCGGTCCGTCCGCCGCCGATACCACCAAAATCGCGCCGTCCATCTGGGCCGCACCGGTGATCATGTTCTTCACGTAGTCCGCGTGCCCCGGACAGTCCACGTGCGCGTAGTGGCGCTTCTCCGTCTCGTACTCCACGTGCGCCGTCGCTATCGTGATCCCCCGCTCGCGCTCCTCCGGAGCCCTGTCTATCTCATCAAACGCAACCGCCTTCGCCATCCCCTTCGTGGACAGGTGCTTCGTTATCGCCGCCGTCAACGTCGTCTTGCCATGGTCCACGTGACCAATCGTCCCTACGTTCACGTGCGGCTTCGTCCGCTCAAATTTCGCCTTCGCCATGGCAGATTCTCTCCTTTAATTCCCTATCAACAGGACTTGGAATATTTTTTGCCGGAAAACGACTGTCCGCCTACGCGGGCTGGGCGGCCGCTCCCGCAACCTTGGCAATCAATTCTTCAGCCAAACTCCTCGGCAACTCTTCATAGCGTCCAAACTGCATGGTGTAGTTGGCGCGCCCCTGCGTCATCGACCGGATATCCGTGGCATATCCGAACATCTCGGAGAGGGGAACCGACGCCAAAATGATCTTGGCACCGGCGCGCTCGCCCATTTCCTTGATCCTGCCCCGGCGCGAGGTCAGATCGCCCATCACGTCGCCGAGATAGTCCTCCGGACAGATGACTTCCACGTCCATCACCGGCTCAAGGAGAACGGGCTTGGCCCGTTTGGCCGCATCCTTGAAGGCCATCGAGCCCGCGATCTTGAACGCTATCTCGGAACTGTCCACCTGATGGTAGGAGCCGTCGAACAACGTCACCTCCAAATCCACCACCGGATAGCCTGCAATGATGCCGTTTTCGAGGGCCTCGCGGACGCCGCGCTCGACCGCCGGGATATACTCCCGCGGAATCACGCCGCCCACGATTTTATTGACAAACACAAAGCCCGAGCCAGGCTCGAGCGGCTGGATTTTCAGTTTCACATCGCCGAATTGCCCGCGGCCGCCCGTCTGGCGGATAAACCGCCCCCGGGCCTCGGCCTCGGTCCGGATGGTCTCGCGGTAGGCCACCTGGGGTTTGCCCACTGTGGCCTCGACGCCGTACTCGCGGGTGAGGCGATCGACGAGAATCTCCAGGTGAAGCTCGCCCATCCCCGAGAGAAGCGTCTGGCCCGTCTCGGCGTCCACCCGCACATGGAAAGTCGGGTCCTCATCCGACAGCCGGGCGAGCGAGGTGCCGAGTTTTTCCTGCTCGGCCTTCGTTTTCGGTTCGATGGCGATGGAGATAACCGGCTCGGGAAATTCGATGCTCTCAAGGAGGATGGGGGCGTCTGGCACGCAGAGGGTATGGCCCGTTTTGGTGCGGCGAAGGCCAAGGGCCGCGACAATATCGCCGGCGCGGGCTTCCTTGATCTCTTCTCGCTTGTTGGCGTGCATCTGGAGAAGCCGGCCCACGCGATCTGTCTTGCCGGTGAATACGTTGAGTACGCTGCCGCCCGCCTCGAGCACGCCCGAGTACACCCGAAGGAAATTGAGCTGTCCCACGTAGGGATCGGTCATCACCTTAAAGGCAAGGGCGGCGAAAGGCTCATCGTCCGAGACCTTCCGCTCGGGGGCCACCACGCCCTCGGCTTTCTGTTCTTCGGTGAGGGCGCCTTT is a window of bacterium DNA encoding:
- the rpsC gene encoding 30S ribosomal protein S3; protein product: MGQKVHPIGFRVGITRGWVSTWYAKRDYADNLHEDIHIRGYVKSRLSHAGVSSVEIERTSQRVRVNIWTARPGIIIGKRGSEVDKLKADLQSLTGKQVYVNIKEVRKAEMEAQLVAENVAMQLERRIAFRRAMKKAVTSALRFGAKGIKIQCSGRLGGAEIARTEWYREGRVPLQTLRADIDYGFAEAKTTYGMCGVKVWIFRGEMIRSARRRPPEAMTSSPSGGSEN
- the rplV gene encoding 50S ribosomal protein L22, yielding MSKASLKYYRSKPRKTRQLADMIRGKRVSEALILLQLSPRASSEAFSKLIVSALANATDKGENDDPEGLVIRQVTVDNGPTLKRMRPRARGRMGRVLHRMCHIHVEIGEGR
- the rpsS gene encoding 30S ribosomal protein S19, whose product is MSRSLHKGPFTDEHLLKKVEAMGSGGDKRMIRTWSRRSTIIPDFVGYTFAVHNGRKFIPVYVTENMVGFKLGDFSPTRTFKAHAGITKRQISLK
- the rplB gene encoding 50S ribosomal protein L2; translation: MPVRRYKPTSPGRRFQEVLTREDITREKPEKSLIRGLRKTGGRNNLGRTTAFHRGGGHKRRYRVIDFRREKIGIPAKVRSIEYDPNRTARVALLVYADGEKRYIIAPSGIQVGDVLNAGPEAEIRLGNALPVANIPMGTICHNIEIKPGAGGQIARSAGASAQLMAKEGDYAHFRLSSGEVRMIHLSCYATLGEVGNADHSNMSYGKAGRKRWLGRKPHVRGVAMNPVDHPLGGGEGKSSGGRHPVTPWGKPTKGYKTRKVNKPSSKFIVRRRRKSR
- the rplW gene encoding 50S ribosomal protein L23, whose product is MEPTLVIKRPCVTEKSIESSEAANKVAFEVDIRAGKKEIQRAVESLFGVTVLKVNTLRMPGKRVRVGRHFGTRAPWKKAIVTLQEGDKIEFFESA
- the rplD gene encoding 50S ribosomal protein L4, yielding MAQIEVHDLEGKVVEQVDLPGGVFDGVVRLHLIHEMVKFQLASQRAGTHSTKGRAEVHGSNAKPFRQKGTGRARAGDVKSPIWRHGGTTFGPKPRDYTHKMNKKMKLGALRSALNLKWKEGKLKVVRDLDIEAPRTKLMIGALERLDTRGKTLLVHGTPGENFLLAVRNLQGTKPLSVEGLNVYDIMWHEHLVCTKDALGSLEKRLAG
- the rplC gene encoding 50S ribosomal protein L3, whose amino-acid sequence is MNYILGRKVGMTHVFSPDGGTIPVTVVEAGPCTVVQKKTEKKDGYEAIQVGFLPHKEKGFTKAELGHFKKAGVQPFAELHEVPLGEGDAGLEVGAVIDASVFDRGDRVDVTCKSKGRGFAGVLKRHGFAGGPGGHGGMFDRLAGSMGSSAYPSKIIKGKKMPGHMGDKKTTIIGLLVVDVIPEDNVILLRGSVPGAKNGVLLLKRSTRTGAGLDDKPKEQVRSMNPLKASKRAARGG
- the rpsJ gene encoding 30S ribosomal protein S10 → MSQKIRIRLKAYDHRLLDQSVSEIVDTVKRTGADVVGPIPLPTSLNKYTVLRSPHIDKKSREQFEIRTHKRLVDIVEPTQQTVDALMKLELAAGVDVEIKL
- the tuf gene encoding elongation factor Tu, yielding MAKAKFERTKPHVNVGTIGHVDHGKTTLTAAITKHLSTKGMAKAVAFDEIDRAPEERERGITIATAHVEYETEKRHYAHVDCPGHADYVKNMITGAAQMDGAILVVSAADGPMPQTREHILLARQVGVPHIVVFLNKVDMVDDEELLELVELEVRELLSAYDFPGDDIPVVKGSALKALEGTETGCIDELMSAVDEHIPVPVRDVDKPFLMPVEDVFSISGRGTVATGRIERGIVKVGDEVEIVGITDTAKTVATGVEMFRKLLDQGQAGDNVGVLLRGVKKDEIERGQVLSAPGSITPHVKFKGEVYILTKEEGGRHTPFFNGYRPQFYFRTTDVTGIVDLPEGREMVMPGDNVTIDVALITPIAMEKELRFAIREGGRTVGAGVVTEVIE
- the fusA gene encoding elongation factor G, with amino-acid sequence MPRSTPLNRYRNIGIMAHIDAGKTTTTERVLFYTGVSHKIGEVHDGAATMDWMEQEQERGITITSAATTCFWRDHRINIIDTPGHVDFTAEVERSLRVLDGAVAVFCAVGGVEPQSETVWRQAEKYGVPRLVFINKMDRTGADFYGVVRQIEERLAASPLVLQVPLGSEENFEGMVDLVTGSTRKFTDTMGKTFETVDPPAELEEEIKTWREKMMEAVAMVDDRLMERYLEGEEIPPEDLKAAIRKATLAGICVPVFCGSAFKNKGIQLLLDAIVDYLPAPIDLPPVKGALTEEQKAEGVVAPERKVSDDEPFAALAFKVMTDPYVGQLNFLRVYSGVLEAGGSVLNVFTGKTDRVGRLLQMHANKREEIKEARAGDIVAALGLRRTKTGHTLCVPDAPILLESIEFPEPVISIAIEPKTKAEQEKLGTSLARLSDEDPTFHVRVDAETGQTLLSGMGELHLEILVDRLTREYGVEATVGKPQVAYRETIRTEAEARGRFIRQTGGRGQFGDVKLKIQPLEPGSGFVFVNKIVGGVIPREYIPAVERGVREALENGIIAGYPVVDLEVTLFDGSYHQVDSSEIAFKIAGSMAFKDAAKRAKPVLLEPVMDVEVICPEDYLGDVMGDLTSRRGRIKEMGERAGAKIILASVPLSEMFGYATDIRSMTQGRANYTMQFGRYEELPRSLAEELIAKVAGAAAQPA